Proteins encoded within one genomic window of Polypterus senegalus isolate Bchr_013 chromosome 6, ASM1683550v1, whole genome shotgun sequence:
- the znhit3 gene encoding zinc finger HIT domain-containing protein 3 has product MATCEVCQEEVSKYRCPCCIIRYCSVNCYKSHKDDCKPKKSSVSHSECPDIATPCQKLKTNKDKETAWSVEDLLNDESDVVPLQNLKLLGQSTELKDLLHNPHLRQLLRTVDEAKNKEVVMKAVMQEPLFVEFADCCLKIVEPAEKENAVPGDLKTQL; this is encoded by the exons ATGGCGACCTGCGAAGTCTGTCAGGAAGAGGTTTCTAAGTATCGCTGTCCGTGCTGCATCATCAGATA ttgCTCTGTGAACTGCTACAAGAGTCACAAAG ATGACTGCAAGcctaagaaaagttcagtttctCATTCTGAATGTCCAGATATTGCAACACCATGTCAAAAATTGAAGACCAATAAAGACAAAG AAACTGCATGGTCCGTTGAAGATCTTCTGAACGACGAGTCTGATGTTGTGCCACTACAGAACCTGAAACTTTTAG GTCAGTCTACAGAATTGAAAGACTTGCTGCATAATCCTCACCTCAGGCAACTGTTAAGAACTGTAGATGAAGCCAAGAACAAGGAGGTTGTCATGAAAGCTGTAATGCAGGAACCTTTGTTTGTGGAATTTGCAGATTGCTGTCTGAAAATTGTGGAAccagcagaaaaagaaaatgctgttCCTGgtgatttaaaaacacaattgtaG
- the LOC120530655 gene encoding lysophosphatidic acid receptor 3-like: MYITLLFMTNPESTIYGSDELLKAYAIFTIAVLSTIYNLMSIGIERYLSVAECTRMRARVLKWQIVAAVSGNWGLAVLFGCLPLAGWNCLHKGHSSNLYSPFCTDYLAFITIPNCMVAFVCLLVTYFKIIFILKKQKTAIAAHDLAFKNTYKTAEMQVTRTSISIWILTAVSYVPFFAGVLWDSFNHSCREELHTGVYIFRNITAVMFTVNAIGNPIIYTMKFKKLGSSRTPLRCRDNDNAQLRAQVNI; encoded by the coding sequence ATGTATATCACACTACTGTTCATGACGAACCCCGAGAGTACAATTTACGGGTCCGACGAGCTTCTTAAAGCTTATGCCATCTTTACAATTGCTGTCCTGTCGACGATCTACAACCTAATGAGCATCGGGATTGAACGCTACCTGTCGGTGGCAGAGTGCACTCGAATGAGAGCCAGGGTCCTGAAGTGGCAGATCGTGGCAGCTGTTTCGGGTAACTGGGGGTTAGCCGTCTTGTTCGGATGCTTGCCCCTTGCCGGCTGGAACTGCCTGCACAAAGGTCATTCATCCAACCTGTACAGTCCATTCTGTACCGACTACCTCGCATTTATAACCATTCCAAACTGCATGGTGGCTTTCGTCTGCCTGTTGGTTACTTActtcaaaattattttcatactgaaaaagcaaaaaactgcCATTGCAGCCCACGACTTGGCGTTCAAAAATACGTACAAGACGGCCGAAATGCAAGTAACACGAACCAGCATCTCAATATGGATCCTGACAGCCGTGTCCTATGTCCCCTTTTTTGCCGGGGTTCTTTGGGATTCATTCAACCATTCATGTCGCGAAGAACTTCATACTGGGGTTTACATCTTTAGAAATATCACAGCTGTTATGTTCACAGTAAACGCCATAGGTAACCCCATTATTTATACAATGAAGTTCAAGAAATTAGGTAGCTCTCGAACTCCCTTGAGATGCAGGGATAATGACAACGCACAGCTGCGAGCGCAAGTAAATATCTGA